The window ATGGACCAACATAACCCGAGGCCGGAGTAATCGTTCCCAAGCCGGCTACCATTCCGGTCACCACACCGAGAGCGCTGGGTTTTCCAAACCGGATCCATTCAATGAACATCCAAGTCAAAGCCCCTGCCGAGGCGGCAATGTGGGTTGCCAAAATGGCCATGCCCGCAGCGCCATTGGCGGCCAAGGCGCTGCCGCCATTAAAGCCGTACCATCCCACCCAAAGCATACCGGCACCAGAAACTGTCATGGTCATATTATGCGGCGGCATGGGGACATCGGGAAATCCCCTGCGCGCCCCCAAAACCAATGCTGAAACCAACGCCGCCACGCCACAAGTGATATGCACGACGATACCGCCGGCAAAATCCATCACCCCCAAGTCAAACAGCCAGCCGCCGCCCCATACCCAGTGACAAATGGGTACATAGACCAACAGTAGCCATAATGCACTGAAACAAATCATGGCTGAAAACCTCATCCGCTCGGCAAAGCCGCCCACAATCAGAGCCGGAGTAATGATGGCAAAGGTCATTTGAAACATCAGGAAAACGGACTCGGGCAGGTTACCGGTCAGGCTCTCAGGTCCAATTCCGTTGGCAAAGACCTTGGAAAAACCGCCAATAAATGGATTGAGTCCACCCCCATCGGTAAATGCCAGACTGTATCCCACTGCCAGCCATAATAAAGAGACGACACCTGCAATCACGAAACATTGCATCAGCACCGACAGAACGTTTTTGACCCGCACCAGCCCGCCGTAAAACAGCGCCAGACCTGGCAATGTCATAAACAAGACAAGCGCCGTCGAAGCAAGAATCCAGGCGGTATCCGCACCATTCATCTGATCAGCCCACGCTGGCACCGGGCCAAGCATGGCAACGCTAGCAAATAGCCATTTTCGACTTATTATTTTCATGCTTATCTCCGAGTCGATTCAAAGAGCATCCATGCCGGATTCACCAGTTCGAATACGCACCACCTGTTCCAGAGAAGAAACAAACACCTTGCCATCTCCAATCTTACCGGTGCGCGCTGATTTGACAATGACTTCCACCACCCGGTCGACAAAATCTTCCGCCACCGCCACCTCAACCTTTACCTTGGGAAGAAAATCCACCACATATTCCGCGCCGCGGTACAACTCGGTATGTCCCTTTTGCCGCCCATAACCCTTGACTTCGGTGACAGTCATCCCGGCAATGCCGATATCGGACAAAGCTTCGCGGACATCGTCCAGCTTAAAAGGCTTTATGATTGCAGTAATCAATTTCATTAGCTTACTCCTCCAGGTAACAAACAAATTTTCCCGCAAACTATGCCCCAAAATGGGGCAAAATACAATGAAAGCCAGCACTCCATATCCTGAAAACATTCCAACCCGCGTACTTAAAAAACACCATTCTAGACCTTAACAGCCAATCGGCTTTATTTAATAACCAAAATTTATATTCATACGCGCTTAAGTAATTTCTTGGGTTTTTAATGAATAAATTTTTAGCATTCAAGAGTTTAGAGTCCTTAAGTAGAATCCTTTCGTGCGGCCAGCCAGGGCAGTATTACCTGGCTGGTCGTTTTTTCCAAGCAAGCCGAAGGGAACAAAATGGATTGCAAAACAGCCATCAACCAACTAAAATGCAATCATCGAAATCATTGATTGCAGATTATCACTCATGGCCAGTTTGACCATCCGAAATCTCGATGAGGACATCAAGCAACGTTTGAAGTTAATTGCCGCCCGTCATGGCCATTCCCTGGAAGAGGAAGCGCGTCAGATTCTCCGGCGGGCTGTCCTGAAGGAAAGAGGCGCTTCCGGCCTTGCCACCCGCATAGCACGGCGCTTCCGGGAGGTAGGCGGAGTAGATCTGCCACAACCTGAACGCTCAAAACCCCGTAACCCGCCCTGTGTTACTGAAGACAACTAAGCAATGGTGCTGCTTGATACGAACGTATTGTCTGAATTGATGCGCCCGGCGCCCAATCCCAAGGTCATGGACTGGTTGGATGGTTGGCCCGCGGAAGATGTCTGGATCTCCGCCATCACGATGGCGGAGATTTTATTTGGAATCCGTCTGCTGGCTGATGGCAAGCGCAAATCAGACTTATTGCGGTTGGCCGAAACCATGTTTCAGGAAGATTTCGCCGGGAGCTGCCTTCCTTTCGATGATCTTGCAGCCAAAAACTATGCGGATATTGTTGCCGCAAGAAGACAAGCCGGGCACCCCATCACTGTGGAAGACGCCCAAATCGCCGCTATCGCCACATCCTGCCACCTGCTTTTGGCGACACGCAACACGAGAGACTTCGAAGGCATCAATAACTTGACTGTCATTAATCCATGGGAATAACCAGTACATTTTCTCGGGTGGATGACACAACGAACTTTTGCGGATCGCATCTGAACATTCGTGCAAAACTGCCCGATCTAGCGTCTTCCCATAGACGGCAAGTCTCGAAATCAACTATGCTAAGTGGATCATTCAATCCAAATGAGGCCTACCATGTTCGATCCCAAAAATCTGGATGATCTGGCGCAACGATTAGCGAACGCGATGCCCGCGGGCCTTCAGCATCTGCGCGAGGACATGGAAAAGAATTTCCGCGCCATTTTACAAAGCGCCTTTTCCCAAATGAATCTGGTCAGCCGGGAAGAATTCGAAGTCCAGGCCGCCTTACTCAAACGCACCCGGGAAAAGCTGGAATCCCTGGAAAAACAAGTGGAAGCACTAGAGCAGCAGCTCAAGCCCTGAATGTCCCTCGCCCTCGTTTACAGCCGGGGTCAGGCAGGCATTGATGCGCCAGAGGTCTGCGTCGAGGTACACCTGGCAAACGGTCTACCGAGCCTGGCCATTGTTGGCCTGCCGGAAACCGCAGTCAAAGAAAGCAAAGACCGGGTCAGAGCGGCGCTGATCAATTGCGGCTTTGACTTCCCCACCCAACGCATCACCGTCAATCTCGCCCCCGCCGACCTTCCCAAGGAAGGGGGGCGTTTCGATCTGGCCATTGCTCTGGGGATCTTGGCCGCATCCCAGCAAATCCCCGCAAACAATTTATCCAACTTTGAATTTTTGGGAGAACTGTCGTTAAGCGGTGAACTGCGGCCCTTCCGCGGCGCCCTCCCCGCTGCCCTCCAATGTAAAAAATCCGGCCGGACAATGATTCTGCCTACCGATAACAGTGATGAAGCCGCGCTGGTACAAGGGCTGGAAGTGCTTCCGGCTCATCACTTGCTGGAAGTGTGCGCTCACTTGCAAAACCGGCAACTGCTTTCACCACACCCGTCACCCGCAGTAACCTCTATCTCACAGGATACCTTGGACTACGCTGAAGTACGGGGACAGTATCAAGCCAAGCGGGCCATGGAAGTCGCTGCTGCAGGTGGACACAACCTTCTTATGATCGGTCCGCCAGGATCGGGCAAATCCATGCTCGCGCAACGATTGCCGACGATTTTGCCGCCACTGACAGAAGAACAAGCCTTGGAAAGCGCCGCCATTGCTTCTATCAGCGGACTTCCCCTGGAAGCCTCCGGCTGGCGCCGCCCACCGTTCAGAGCCCCCCATCACACCGCCTCGGCGCCTGCGCTGGTGGGCGGTGGCGGACAACCCAAACCCGGTGAAATCAGTCTCGCACATAACGGGGTTTTATTTCTGGATGAGCTACCGGAATTCAACCGCAAGGTTCTGGAAGTTCTGCGCGAGCCCTTGGAAAACGGCCATATCACCATTTCCAGGGCCGCTCACCAAGCCCACTTCCCAGCCCGGTTTCAACTAATCGCCGCCATGAATCCCTGCCCTTGCGGCTATCACGGCGACCCATCCGGCTGCTGCCATTGCACTCCGGAGCAAATCCGCCGCTACCGGGAGCGCATCTCCGGCCCCCTGTTGGACAGAATTGATATTCACATCGAGGTCTTGTGCCAAACAACGGAACTGCTCGACGCTGATCATCCCCCTCCCCTTGCCAGCTCTGAAATGCGCGCCCGGGTAGCAAACGCCAGAAAGATAGCTTTGGATCGCTGCGGCAAACTGAATGCGCATCTCAGTGTGAAGGAAATCGATCAATTTTGCTTAGTGGAAAAATCAGCTCAAACACTTCTCGCCCAGGCCGTGGAACGATTGGGGCTGTCCCACCGGGCTTTTCACCGAGTTCTGAAAATGGCCCGCACCATTGCCGACCTCGATCACAATGAGTCTATTTCCATACCGCATATCAGCGAGGCCATAGGGTACCGGAAGCTGGACCGGAGCCCATTGCAAACCCCAGTGGCTTCAGTCAAATCCAATGCCACTTCTTGAAAAATTTGATATCCGCCGCCGAAAAACTCCTGCCATACTCAATGTCTCCATGCACGCCATGAGGCAAGCATTACCCCAACTCAAAACCGGCAGGCAATCACAAACCATGGATTTTGAAGCATTGAAAAAAGCCGTCGGCTTCCCCATTATTCTGATGAGTTCAAGCGTTATTAAAAGCTTGGCCTTCCTGTCAGGACCTCTTCATTTAAACATGTAAAGGGTTGAATGGAGGGGCTGGTGGTCTGATTCGAAAGCCTCACCGGCAGGGAGGCCGGCGTGGAGCCTACAGGGAAGTATTCACGGCGTTTTTCGAATCAGACCACCAGCCCCCGCATGACTAAATGACGAAGACCTGACCTTCCAGTAAAAATTCTTAATTTCTGAGTGTTTTTGTGTAAAATTGAGAGGTTCGTGACCCCTCACATCTCTGGGGAAACTGGAATTAACATCAACACCAAGCACGAGGAGGGACTCCATGAGTGTATTAGTAGGTAAACCTGCTCCCGATTTTACTGTGCCGGCGGTTTTGGCCGATGGCCAAATTGTCGACGAATTCAACTTTTCTGAAGCCACCAAAGGCAAATATGCCGTTTTGGTATTCTATCCATTGGATTTCACCTTCGTATGCCCCACCGAGCTGATTGCGCTTGATCATCGCGTCGAAGAATTCCAGAAACGCAATACGGAAGTCATTGCCGTTTCCATTGACTCCCAGTTCACCCACAATGCCTGGCGCAACACCCCGGTGGAAAAAGGCGGCATTGGTCCGGTCCGTTATACCATGGCGGCGGATATCGGCCATGAAGTGGTCCGCGCTTACGACGTGGAAGCCGAAGGTCCCCATGTTGCCTATCGCGGCAGCTTTTTAGTTGACAAAGATGGTATTGTTCGCCATCAGGTAGTCAACGACCTGCCACTGGGACGGAACATGGACGAATTGATCAGAATGGTGGACGCGCTGCAATTCTTCGAGCAACACGGCGAAGTCTGCCCCGCCAACTGGAAACCAGGCCAAGAAGGCATGAAGCCAGATCCCCAAGGCGTCGCTCACTTCCTGGAAGAACACGCCAAGGAACTATAAAGCAAATCGCAGATGGCTTGAGTTAAAAAAGCCGCCAGAAGTAAACCTCTGGCGGTTTTTTTCGTTAGCCTTAACTCTGATGTTACGCACGATCCTTCCGCATTATCTTCCCTCTCCCCAACCCTCCCCCACAAAAGGGGGAGGGGGCAAAGGCGGATTCTCTAATCCTGCCACGCCGGCGAGGAAGAGAATGTGGACTGTTCTCCACCCTTCCTCTACAACGGAACGGATAGGAGTAGCGGCAAACCAAACGTTGCTCCCCTCTCCCTGTGGGAGAGGGGCTAGGGGGGGGGGGCAATCCGGACAAGTGCGTAACATCAGCTTAAATTATTTCTTAAGACGATTCACCCGCAGAACTAGCCAGCCACCGTTTGCGGACGAACCAGGCCAATAACAGTCCCAATGCGTAACCTGCCACATGCAAAGCGTACAACTTCATCGTACCGCCGTGATGCAGTGTTGCACTGGCAGGTTTCAGCACTAAAATCCACCATAAAAAAACCACTATATAATAGGCCGCCACGCCGTTTACCGCCCAAAACACGGGTCTTGGGTCATTCATCTGAACCGCTGTCCGGTAAAACCAGATGGCAATGGCGATAGCAATTAATCCTCCTATCATGACACTCCTCCTTATATTTTTTTATTGACTTGACTCAGTTACATCATAAATCCATCTCGATTCATTTGAAATTCAGCCTTATGCTTACATCATCAAAAAGCGGGTGTTCAAATCATATGCACCCGCAATTTTCGATGCCGTCACATTCCTGTGACGGATAAATCATATCCTGTTATAGCGGAAAGCGCTTGTACAACATCAAGCCGCTTGCAAGCAAACCGGATACAATAGGCAATTTAAGGATTAGTCCCAGCGGGAGGATACAATGGGGAAAGCAGCTAAATTCCTTCTTTACAGCATTCTTTCAATCATTCTTATCGTCATTATTGCCGCCGTCGCAGTAATGATTCTCGTGGATCCCAATGACTATAAGGACAAAATCACTGAGGTTGTAAAAAAACAGACGGGTCGCGAACTTGCTATAGAAGGCGACCTAAAACTGTCCCTCTTCCCCTGGATTGGCCTTCAAACCGGCAAATTGGTACTCGGCAACGCGCCAGGCTTTGGCCCGGAACCCTTTGCCGCCATCGAAGAAACCGATATCAAGGTCAAATTACTTCCCTTGTTTTCAAAAAGAGTGGAAGTCAAACACATAGTATTAAAAGGCTTGGCGCTGAATCTGGAGAAAAATGCCAAAGGCATCACCAATTGGGATGATCTGGCCAAAGCCCAAGAGGCCAAAGAAAAAGCAAAACCTTCCCCGCAGGAAGCACCGCCCGAAACCAAAGCAGCGCTTCCGGCATTGGCCCTGGGGGGCTTCACCCTTCAAGATGCCACCGTCGTCTGGAACGACCAGCAAGCCGGCAAAAAAATTCGCATCGAGCATTTGAACGCCCGCCTGGATGCCTTGAAATTCGGCAAACCCACCAATTTTACCCTGGGTTTTTTACTGCAATTGAACGATCCCCCGCTTAAGGAAACCATTTCTTTATCCACAGACCTGGTCATCGCGGAAAACCTAAAGCAATTTGAACTTAATCATTTAAAACTCAAATCCCACACCGAAGGCAGTACTATTCCAAGCGGCCGTCTTGACACTGATTTGAACGCTTCCATCGTCCTGGATCTGGACAAGCAAACCCTCAAAGTTACCGGCCTCAAACTGGAAGCGGCAAAAACCGTGGTCAGCGGAAATCTGCAAGGCCAAGGCATTATCGACAATCCCAAAATCAGCGGCAAGCTGAAGACGCGGCTCAACCCCAAACAAACTATGTCGGTTTTGGCCATGGAAGCCCCCAAGACCCAAGATCCCAATGTTCTGGAAAAAGTGGAAATCGATTTTGATCTTCTGGCAGGCAAGGATTCCCTGGCACTTAAAAACCTGCTTTTACTTCTCGACGAGACCCAAATGAAAGGGCACGTCAACCTCAACAATTTTGCCAACCCCAACATCGCATTCAACCTGGAAGCCAATGGGATTGATGTGGACCGTTATCTTCCGCCACCAAGCAAAGCCCCTCAAGCCAAGGCAGAAAAGGCTGCACAACCAGCCCCAAAACAGGATACCCAACCTGGCGAACTGCCCCTGGCGGCCATTGCCGGATTGAATCTGGACGGAAAAATTCATATCGGCAGCGTAAAAGTCAAGGGTTTGAAAATGCAAGACATTTCCCTGACCGCCAAGGGGAAAGACAAAAAAATGACCTTCAAGCCCGTGATTGGCAAGCTTTATCAAGGCTATTCAAAAGCTGTCATCAATATCAACGCCCGCGGGAAAACGCCTGCTTTGGCAATCTCTGAAGAAATGGACAAGGTTCAAATTGAACCTTTGCTGAAAGATTTGACGGGAAAAACTTACCTTGCCGGCACCACGATTTTAAAAACCAATCTCACTACCCGCGGCAAGGATGTGCCGGCTATCAAACGCAACTTGAATGGAAAAATCAATTTTCACGTCAAAGACGGCAGCTTGAATAATGTCCAGATCCTAAAACTCATCAAACAAGGTGAAGCCTGGTGGAAGGGAAAGGGCGCAGTGGGAGGCGAGCAGCTCAACAAGCTCCGCTTCGTGGGCTTGAACTTCCTGGCCAGCGTTAGAAACGGCGTGGTCAATACCGATGAATTCTTAATAGATAGCAGGAAAATCCGGATTGAAGGCACCGGCACCATCGATTTGGTGCAGGAACAACTGGATTACCGGATTACCGCGGTGCGCCTGAAACATAAGGAAGAAGCCGGCAAGGAAGTCGCTTTAGCCAAAGGCATGCCCGTCATTATCAAAGTTACCGGCCCCTTGGGCAAACCCAAATACATGCTGGATGTCGTGCAAATGGCCTACGAAAAAAATAAACAAAAGATTGAAAAAGTGAAGGGGAAAATAGAGAAAAAGGTCGTCAAGAAACTGGAGAAAAAGCTGGGCAAGGAACTGGGCGGCAAAGCCGGTGAAGTGCTCGAAAAAGGCGTGGGCGGCGCACTGAAAGGCCTCTTTGGCAAATGATTCCAGCCCGCCAATTCCAGACAATTCTACTGGATTGGTATGACAAGAATGGACGCAAAGGCCTGCCCTGGCAACACAATCCGACACCTTACCGGGTTTGGGTGTCGGAAATCATGCTCCAGCAAACCCAGGTGGCCACGGTCATCCCCTATTACCTGCGTTTTATGGATGCTTTTCCAGAAGTGCAAAGCTTGGCGTCTGCCGATCTGGACGAAGTCTTGCCCCTGTGGGCAGGCCTGGGTTACTACACCCGCGCCCGCAATCTCCACCGTGCCGCGCAAAAGATTGTCGCAGATTTTGATGGCCGATTCCCTGAAACCCCAGAGCAACTCTCCACCCTGCCCGGCATTGGCCATTCAACCGCGGGCGCCATCATTAACCTGGCATTCAACCGGCCAGCCCCCATGCTGGATGGTAATGTAAAACGCTTGTGGACCCGCCTTCACGGTATCGAAACCTGGCCTGGGGAATCAACCACCGAAAAACAGTTGTGGCAACTGAGCGAGATATATCTGCCCCCAACCCGGTGCCGGGAATATACACAAGCTTTGATGGATTTTGGCGCAACGCTCTGTACCCGCACTGGTCCACAATGCGACCCATGCCCTCTTAAAGACCATTGCCTGGCGTTTAAAAGCGGCAAAGTAGCCTCAATTCCAGCAAAAAAACCAACCAGCCTAAAACCCATCAAAAAGAGTTACTGGTTGGTACTACACAATAATCAAAACCATTTCTTCCTGATCAAACGCCCTCCTTCTGGTATCTGGGGCGGCCTTTGGGCATTTCCCCAATGGGAATCCCGCCACGCATTGGAAAATCATTGCCAAAATACCGGCATTGACCCAAAAAAGATTCAATGGCTGAATAAACAACGACACACCTTCACCCACTTTCACTTGGATTTCACCCCTGCCGTCTATTCCAGCCCGCCATCGGTTCTTGAAATCAAGGAATCCACGGGACAATGGCATCGTTTTGATAATCCACACCTGGCGGCGCCCGCGCCGGTAAAAAAACTCATGCAAGCCCTACTCGTCTAGGCTGCCAGACACGTGTGATAAAATGATCAGACTAAAAACGACGGACTATCTGAGGCAATCCTAAATGGCACGCATCATCAAATGTGCAAAACTCGGCATCGAAGCAGAAGGATTGGACGCTCCACCCTTCCCGGGAGAGGAAGGTAAAAGAATATACCAACACATCTCCAAACAGGCCTGGCAAGAATGGCTGAATTTTCAGACCATGCTCATTAACGAGCACCGACTCACGGTTTTCGAACCCGAAGCCAAAGCCTTCCTTGCCCAAGAACGGGAAAAATTCCTTTTCGGCTCAGGCGCAACCATGCCAGAAGGCTATGTTCCAGTGGCTGAGGACAAAGATCAATCTTGACAGCCACCCCCAATCTTTAGTTTAATACGCGTTTTCCAATACATGGCCAGGTAGCTCAGTCGGTAGAGCAGGGGACTGAAAATCCCCGTGTCGGCAGTTCGATTCTGTCCCTGGCCACCAAATAATCAAAGCCCTGTTGGACTCACCCGATAGGGTTTTTTTATTTGTGTAATACAGGCACATATTGCGGTAAGGAAAGGGCGCAGGATTTAGTTTTTTCTTACATTGTGCTAAGGTTCATGGAATTTTGCATTGAACCTTTTACACACATATGTTGACAAAAATTTTTGCGGTTTTCGGCGTTCTTTTCATTACCGGCAGTGCTTACGCTGATGCGCTAAAACAAGCCATCAAAAAGGAAGAAGGCCTACTTTCCGATTCTGCCCGAAGTCAGAAAAAAATCGATCATTTGGATGATGCCAGCAGGCAAATGCTGGATGAGTACCGCCGTACCCTCAGGGAAATTGAGTCTCTCAAAACCTATACTCAACACTTACAAACGTTAATAAAATCCCAGCGTCAGGAAAAGGCGGAATTGGAAAGGCAAATCCATGAGATAGCAGTGGCTGAACGAGAAATTGTGCCATTGATGATTAAAATGGTGGAATCGCTGGACCAATTCATCAAACTGGATACGCCTTTCCTGCCAGAAGAACGTGGGCAACGAGTGGCGCAACTCAAATCCTTGTTAAAATCCGCAGAAGTAAGCGATGCGGAAAAATTCCGCCGGATTCTGGAAGCCTTTCAAATCGAAAACGAATATGCCCGCACCATTGAAGCCTACCGCGCCGATTTAACCTTGGAAAACCAAACCCGGCCGGTGGATTTTTTAAGGGTGGGTAGAGTGGCATTGTTCTATCAAACCCTGGACGGTGAAACTTCGGGCTTCTGGAACCCTAAACAGCGACGTTGGGAGATTTTACCGGACAATTACCGCCGCCCTATCCGCAAGGGACTTCGCATTGCCCGCAAACAAGCCGCCCCGGATATTCTGACGCTACCCACCCCAACGCCGGAGACAAGTCGATGAATTATCGCTGGTTGCTTTTATTGTTTTTGACTATTGCCAGTCCGCAATGGCTTGCAGCGGCGCCGGGTCCTTTGGATCAATTATTAGAGAAAGTCAAACAACAGCAACAAGAAGTCAGCCAACTGAACCGCGAACGGGAAGCGCGCTTCCGGGCAGAAAAGAGTCAGCAGCAAAGGCTTTTGGCTCAGGCCAAAGCGGAATTGGCCAGGCTGGAGAAACTAAGCAAGGCACTGAAAGCAGAATTTACCGCCAACCAGGAAACCCTGGCCAAGTTGGAGGAGGAACTACAACAGAGCAGTGGCATACTGGGAGAAATCGTTGGCACGGTACGGCAGGCTGCTGGTGACTTGCAGACCACGCTGAAAGAATCTCTGGTTTCCGCCCAGTTTCCCGGACGGGCTGAAAAATTGGCGCCCATCACCAACAGCAAGCGGCTGCCCACCTTAGAGCAACTGGAATCCCTATGGTATCTCTACCAGCATGAGATGACCGAATCGGGCAAGGTTACCAAATTCAAAACCCAAATCCTGACTGCCGGTGGAGAACCACAATCCAGCGAGGTCATTCGCGTTGGCGTCTTCAATGCGCTGGCGCAAGGTCAATATTTACGGTACTTACCAGAGACCGAAGGGCTTATTATGCTTCCACGCCAGCCTGAACGGCGGCTGCAAAAACTGGCTCATGGGTTTATGGACGCCACCGGGGATTACGCCCCTTTGGGCATTGATCCCACCCGCGGCGTACTGTTAAGCATGTTGATTAGCTCACCAACCGTCTGGGAACGCATTCAACAAGGCGGGCTCATTGGTTATATCATCCTGGCATTGGGCGCCATTGGTTTGCTGCTGGCGCTATGGCGCTTTATTGTGCTTAGCGGCATTGGCAAAAAGATAAACGTGCAATTGCAAGATCTGGACAATCCACGTGACGACAATCCCTTGGGCAGAGTGTTAATAGCGGGGCTGCAAGCCAAAAACTTGCCACCGGAAACCATGGAGAACTTGCTTGACGAGGCGATTTTGCGGGAAATTCCAGCCATTGAGCGCGGCATTTCCCTGGTCAAACTGATTACCGCTGTAGCGCCTCTGCTGGGTCTATTGGGAACGGTGACTGGGATGATTGAAACCTTTCAATCCATCAGTCTGTTTGGCACGGGCGATCCCAAGTTGATGGCCAGCGGCATCTCCCAGGCGTTGGTTACGACCATGCTGGGTTTAATTGTCGCCATTCCCTTGTTGTTTATTCATTCGCTGCTGGCCAGCCGAAGCAAAACCCTGATCCAGATCCTGGAAGAACAAAGCGCCGGAGTTATCAGCGCTATTGTGGAAAAACGCGCCGCTTAAACCATGCTACTGTTGGAATCCATTGAAGACTTTCTGGCCCTTGGGGGGCCTGTCATCCAATACATTCTATTGCTCTCCGTTGTGCTTTGGACCCTAGTCACGGAAAGATTTCTGTTTTTCCGCTGGGTCTATCCGAACCTTCGTGATCAGTGGCTGAATCAGTGGTCCCAGCGTCAGGAAAAGCATTCTTGGTA is drawn from Methylothermaceae bacteria B42 and contains these coding sequences:
- a CDS encoding ammonia channel protein; this translates as MKIISRKWLFASVAMLGPVPAWADQMNGADTAWILASTALVLFMTLPGLALFYGGLVRVKNVLSVLMQCFVIAGVVSLLWLAVGYSLAFTDGGGLNPFIGGFSKVFANGIGPESLTGNLPESVFLMFQMTFAIITPALIVGGFAERMRFSAMICFSALWLLLVYVPICHWVWGGGWLFDLGVMDFAGGIVVHITCGVAALVSALVLGARRGFPDVPMPPHNMTMTVSGAGMLWVGWYGFNGGSALAANGAAGMAILATHIAASAGALTWMFIEWIRFGKPSALGVVTGMVAGLGTITPASGYVGPLGGMVLGVLAGGICFTATQIIKRVLKIDDSLDVFPVHGIGGILGSLMTGILAAESLGGLGLPDSVTIGHQVGVQAIAVISAVAWCAVVSFVLLKLLDALLGLRVSRDEETEGLDIVLHEEKGYHW
- a CDS encoding transcriptional regulator (indirectly regulates nitrogen metabolism; at high nitrogen levels P-II prevents the phosphorylation of NR-I, the transcriptional activator of the glutamine synthetase gene (glnA); at low nitrogen levels P-II is uridylylated to form PII-UMP and interacts with an adenylyltransferase (GlnE) that activates GlnA) — encoded protein: MKLITAIIKPFKLDDVREALSDIGIAGMTVTEVKGYGRQKGHTELYRGAEYVVDFLPKVKVEVAVAEDFVDRVVEVIVKSARTGKIGDGKVFVSSLEQVVRIRTGESGMDAL
- a CDS encoding plasmid stabilization protein, whose translation is MASLTIRNLDEDIKQRLKLIAARHGHSLEEEARQILRRAVLKERGASGLATRIARRFREVGGVDLPQPERSKPRNPPCVTEDN
- a CDS encoding plasmid stabilization protein codes for the protein MVLLDTNVLSELMRPAPNPKVMDWLDGWPAEDVWISAITMAEILFGIRLLADGKRKSDLLRLAETMFQEDFAGSCLPFDDLAAKNYADIVAARRQAGHPITVEDAQIAAIATSCHLLLATRNTRDFEGINNLTVINPWE
- a CDS encoding ATP-dependent protease (among the AAA+ ATPases, the YifB protease family belongs to the Helix 2 insert clade; unknown function) is translated as MSLALVYSRGQAGIDAPEVCVEVHLANGLPSLAIVGLPETAVKESKDRVRAALINCGFDFPTQRITVNLAPADLPKEGGRFDLAIALGILAASQQIPANNLSNFEFLGELSLSGELRPFRGALPAALQCKKSGRTMILPTDNSDEAALVQGLEVLPAHHLLEVCAHLQNRQLLSPHPSPAVTSISQDTLDYAEVRGQYQAKRAMEVAAAGGHNLLMIGPPGSGKSMLAQRLPTILPPLTEEQALESAAIASISGLPLEASGWRRPPFRAPHHTASAPALVGGGGQPKPGEISLAHNGVLFLDELPEFNRKVLEVLREPLENGHITISRAAHQAHFPARFQLIAAMNPCPCGYHGDPSGCCHCTPEQIRRYRERISGPLLDRIDIHIEVLCQTTELLDADHPPPLASSEMRARVANARKIALDRCGKLNAHLSVKEIDQFCLVEKSAQTLLAQAVERLGLSHRAFHRVLKMARTIADLDHNESISIPHISEAIGYRKLDRSPLQTPVASVKSNATS
- a CDS encoding alkyl hydroperoxide reductase; translated protein: MSVLVGKPAPDFTVPAVLADGQIVDEFNFSEATKGKYAVLVFYPLDFTFVCPTELIALDHRVEEFQKRNTEVIAVSIDSQFTHNAWRNTPVEKGGIGPVRYTMAADIGHEVVRAYDVEAEGPHVAYRGSFLVDKDGIVRHQVVNDLPLGRNMDELIRMVDALQFFEQHGEVCPANWKPGQEGMKPDPQGVAHFLEEHAKEL
- a CDS encoding Fe(2+)-trafficking protein, translating into MARIIKCAKLGIEAEGLDAPPFPGEEGKRIYQHISKQAWQEWLNFQTMLINEHRLTVFEPEAKAFLAQEREKFLFGSGATMPEGYVPVAEDKDQS